Sequence from the Paenibacillus sp. RUD330 genome:
TCAGAATCGGTAGAAACAGTACCCTTTATCGTGATTCTTCGTGTTCGCACATCTAAACTCTTAAACTGATCTGTCAGAACAACCCCCGAAAACACCAATCCTTCCGGAACTGGTACTTCAAAAGCGTAATCCTTTGCCTCGCCCGTGATGGGGCATACGACAGCAAATCCAGTCAAATCATTA
This genomic interval carries:
- a CDS encoding type II toxin-antitoxin system PemK/MazF family toxin, with the translated sequence MIIPARGDLIWLDFNPQAGHEQAGRRPAIVLSEYDFNDLTGFAVVCPITGEAKDYAFEVPVPEGLVFSGVVLTDQFKSLDVRTRRITIKGTVSTDSEFFKDVMRNVRSVLA